A window of the Desulfobacula toluolica Tol2 genome harbors these coding sequences:
- the panB gene encoding 3-methyl-2-oxobutanoate hydroxymethyltransferase — protein MQPRVTTSTLIKMKQEGQKITALTAYDYPFAGMLDQAGIEMILVGDSLGMVVQGKENTLPVTMDEMIYHTAMVSRACDFSMVVGDMPFMSYQGSLDTAIENGGRFLKEAGASAVKLEGGAAVCPVISALAKAGIPVQAHIGLTPQSVHQMGGFKVQRDEERLLKDARDVQAAGAFSVVLEGIPSPISAKITKELQIPTIGIGAGAECDGQILVLHDMLGINNRFLPKFVKKYADLAGVAKKGLEQYIKEVKGGEFPSKEYEYK, from the coding sequence ATGCAACCCAGGGTAACAACATCAACACTGATTAAAATGAAACAGGAAGGGCAAAAGATTACAGCCTTGACAGCGTATGATTATCCCTTTGCAGGTATGCTGGATCAGGCAGGAATCGAGATGATTCTGGTGGGTGATTCCCTTGGCATGGTGGTACAGGGAAAGGAGAATACACTTCCGGTTACCATGGATGAGATGATTTACCATACCGCAATGGTCTCCAGAGCCTGCGACTTTTCAATGGTTGTTGGTGATATGCCGTTTATGTCTTACCAGGGTTCCCTTGACACAGCCATTGAAAATGGAGGGAGATTCTTAAAAGAAGCGGGTGCATCAGCCGTCAAACTTGAAGGTGGTGCAGCAGTCTGTCCTGTCATAAGTGCCTTGGCAAAGGCTGGTATCCCGGTACAGGCCCATATTGGCCTGACCCCCCAATCCGTACATCAAATGGGCGGGTTCAAGGTTCAAAGGGATGAGGAAAGACTTTTAAAAGATGCCCGGGATGTCCAGGCTGCAGGTGCTTTTTCCGTTGTACTCGAAGGCATTCCATCACCTATTTCCGCAAAAATCACAAAAGAGCTTCAAATCCCCACCATCGGTATTGGTGCCGGTGCTGAATGCGACGGCCAGATCCTTGTTCTTCATGACATGCTGGGAATTAATAACCGGTTTTTGCCCAAATTTGTCAAAAAATATGCTGACCTTGCAGGCGTGGCAAAAAAGGGCCTGGAACAATATATCAAAGAAGTAAAGGGCGGGGAATTTCCCTCAAAAGAATATGAATACAAATAA
- a CDS encoding chemotaxis protein CheW, translating into MAKMTETMDQALKAITVKTGKYLTFFLNKEEYGIGILKVKEIIGMMPITSVPRTPAFVKGVINLRGKVIPVIDLRLKFEMESISYSERTCVIVVEIETNSETILIGIVVDAVSEVLNIKESDIEETPAFGTSLNTEYILGMAKMEGGVKILLDIDKVLNADEISALEKTAD; encoded by the coding sequence ATGGCGAAGATGACAGAAACTATGGACCAGGCGCTTAAGGCTATAACGGTTAAAACAGGCAAATACCTGACATTTTTCCTTAATAAGGAAGAATATGGTATTGGCATCCTGAAAGTCAAAGAAATTATCGGCATGATGCCAATCACTTCCGTTCCCAGAACACCGGCGTTTGTAAAAGGAGTTATTAATTTACGAGGCAAGGTCATTCCGGTTATTGACCTCAGACTAAAATTTGAAATGGAATCAATTTCCTATTCAGAACGAACCTGCGTCATTGTTGTGGAAATTGAGACAAATTCTGAAACCATACTGATCGGTATTGTGGTTGATGCAGTGTCTGAAGTGCTAAATATTAAGGAAAGCGACATTGAAGAAACTCCGGCGTTTGGAACCAGCCTGAACACGGAATATATTCTAGGCATGGCAAAAATGGAGGGTGGTGTAAAGATTCTTCTTGATATTGACAAAGTTCTTAACGCAGATGAAATCTCTGCACTTGAGAAAACAGCGGACTAA
- the rsmA gene encoding 16S rRNA (adenine(1518)-N(6)/adenine(1519)-N(6))-dimethyltransferase RsmA — translation MTHPGQLLKQRKLYAGKELGQNFLSNPDTARIIVEKTGISKETRVLEIGSGLGALTIPIARIAYHVTAVEKDSRLIPLLQQELDTEGFKNVEIINKDVLKLDIAEIAKDNKLVVIGNLPYNISSQILFRLIEKRTCIEKAFLMFQKELANRIIAPPGGRDYSRLSAVVQYAAQVSRVAKIGPSSFFPKPEVDSTILRFNFFETKEFNLEQEKTLFNVIKAAFSKRRKSLKNSMTGGEFKFEKAFILKVLESAGIDSQRRAETLTVDEFKALALAIWKKR, via the coding sequence ATGACACATCCCGGGCAATTGTTAAAACAAAGAAAATTGTATGCAGGAAAAGAACTGGGACAAAATTTTCTTTCAAATCCAGACACGGCAAGAATAATTGTTGAAAAAACAGGCATATCAAAAGAAACCCGGGTTCTAGAAATCGGTTCCGGTTTAGGAGCGCTCACAATTCCCATTGCACGGATTGCATACCATGTGACAGCTGTTGAAAAAGATTCCCGCCTGATCCCTCTTCTGCAACAGGAACTGGATACGGAAGGTTTTAAAAATGTAGAAATTATCAATAAAGATGTCTTAAAACTCGATATAGCTGAGATTGCCAAAGACAATAAGCTTGTGGTCATAGGAAATCTTCCCTATAATATTTCGTCACAAATTTTATTTCGACTGATTGAAAAAAGAACCTGTATTGAAAAGGCTTTTTTAATGTTTCAAAAAGAACTGGCAAACAGGATTATTGCACCACCTGGCGGAAGAGATTATTCAAGGCTGTCAGCAGTTGTTCAATATGCTGCACAAGTAAGTCGTGTCGCGAAAATTGGCCCGTCGTCTTTTTTCCCAAAACCTGAAGTTGATTCAACTATTTTAAGATTCAATTTTTTTGAAACCAAAGAATTTAATCTGGAACAGGAAAAAACATTATTTAATGTAATCAAGGCTGCTTTTTCAAAACGAAGAAAATCTTTAAAGAATTCAATGACAGGCGGCGAATTTAAATTTGAAAAAGCTTTTATTCTTAAGGTATTGGAATCGGCCGGCATAGATTCTCAAAGAAGGGCGGAAACGCTTACAGTTGATGAATTTAAAGCGCTTGCCCTGGCGATATGGAAAAAAAGATGA
- a CDS encoding NUDIX hydrolase has product MDKNECIDIIRSAVQNGSHPGPPEADLFQPTSVIALFVFNKEIELLFIQKADIKGYPWRNQMAFPGGHKDKNDLSTKDTALRELTEEMGISRENVDVIGSLGHFQTINSKDIEAWTGIWNHKDRIRHDASEISRVFQIPLKYLIDLHKEKQFHLHSPNVMLLTYPYEDVLIWGVTAKIVYHLIEILLKNR; this is encoded by the coding sequence ATGGATAAAAACGAGTGTATTGATATTATTCGATCAGCGGTTCAAAACGGTTCCCATCCCGGGCCTCCTGAGGCTGACCTGTTTCAGCCAACCAGTGTGATTGCGCTGTTTGTTTTTAATAAAGAAATTGAACTGCTGTTTATTCAGAAAGCAGATATAAAGGGATATCCCTGGCGTAACCAGATGGCGTTTCCAGGCGGTCATAAAGACAAGAATGATCTTTCAACAAAGGATACGGCATTAAGGGAACTGACCGAAGAAATGGGGATCAGCCGGGAGAATGTAGACGTTATCGGTTCTCTTGGGCATTTTCAAACTATAAACAGCAAGGATATTGAAGCATGGACCGGTATATGGAATCATAAAGACCGCATCCGGCATGATGCCTCTGAAATATCCCGGGTGTTTCAGATTCCGTTAAAGTATTTGATTGATCTGCACAAAGAAAAACAATTTCATCTGCACTCACCCAATGTCATGCTTCTTACCTACCCCTATGAAGATGTCCTGATCTGGGGTGTGACTGCCAAAATTGTATATCATCTTATAGAAATTTTGTTAAAGAACCGTTAA
- a CDS encoding Rossmann-like and DUF2520 domain-containing protein: MNTNKKSLEFCVIGCGRLGISLAVFLSKQGFIPKAFSSKSHKSAQKAMEFAGSGQVFKTAVEAAKACDLVFITTPDTIIEPVCEKIAMADGFNSNSVVYHLSGALSSSILLSAKKAGASTGSIHPLQAFAPYEDGQKSPFKGINMSIEGDDKAVEFGKEIVNALKANSFTIPTHAKTVYHASAVVASNYLVTLEHFALELLKQADLSEENAYEILEPLIMGTLNNIKARGSINALTGPVARGDDVIVSRHLSDIDKKLPQFSDLYRLLGKHTLDIAAGKGEISDDARQKLTDLFKF, from the coding sequence ATGAATACAAATAAAAAAAGCCTGGAATTCTGTGTTATCGGTTGTGGCAGACTGGGAATATCCCTTGCTGTATTTCTTTCAAAGCAGGGGTTTATTCCAAAGGCTTTTTCAAGCAAAAGTCACAAGTCAGCTCAAAAAGCCATGGAATTTGCAGGCAGCGGACAAGTGTTTAAAACGGCCGTGGAAGCTGCAAAAGCCTGTGATCTTGTCTTTATAACAACTCCTGATACTATTATTGAACCGGTATGTGAAAAAATAGCAATGGCTGATGGGTTTAACAGCAATTCAGTTGTTTATCACCTGTCAGGGGCTTTAAGTTCAAGCATACTTTTGTCGGCAAAAAAAGCAGGTGCAAGTACTGGGTCCATCCATCCGCTACAGGCTTTTGCTCCCTACGAAGATGGTCAAAAATCACCGTTCAAGGGCATTAACATGTCCATCGAAGGAGATGATAAAGCGGTTGAGTTTGGAAAGGAAATTGTTAATGCATTAAAGGCCAACTCCTTTACCATCCCGACCCATGCTAAAACCGTGTATCATGCCTCTGCTGTAGTGGCCTCCAACTATTTGGTTACCCTGGAGCATTTTGCCCTGGAGCTGCTCAAGCAAGCTGATTTGTCAGAAGAAAATGCCTATGAAATTTTAGAGCCGCTGATCATGGGGACTTTAAACAATATCAAGGCAAGGGGCAGTATTAACGCCCTTACAGGCCCTGTTGCCAGGGGAGATGATGTGATTGTTTCCAGGCATCTTTCAGACATTGATAAAAAACTGCCGCAATTTTCAGATCTCTACCGGCTGCTGGGAAAACATACCCTTGATATTGCAGCCGGCAAAGGCGAGATCAGTGATGATGCCCGGCAAAAACTTACAGACCTGTTTAAATTTTAA
- a CDS encoding MOSC domain-containing protein has protein sequence MKIVSIAVSKKKGTTKKCIQQAELIENHGIKDDAHAGDWHRQLSFLASESIEKAGSEDFKLNFGDFAENIATTGIDWKHQPIGRRFKLGEDAIVQITQIGKECHKKCVIFYRTGDCIMPKEGVFAKILKGGTIKVGDQIEQIIE, from the coding sequence ATGAAAATTGTTTCCATTGCTGTCAGCAAAAAAAAAGGAACAACAAAAAAATGTATCCAGCAAGCAGAGCTTATAGAAAATCACGGGATAAAAGATGATGCCCACGCAGGTGACTGGCACAGGCAATTGAGCTTTCTGGCTTCGGAAAGCATTGAAAAAGCCGGCAGCGAAGATTTTAAATTAAACTTTGGGGATTTTGCTGAAAATATTGCAACAACCGGGATTGACTGGAAACACCAGCCCATTGGCAGGCGCTTCAAACTTGGGGAAGACGCGATTGTGCAAATTACCCAGATCGGAAAAGAGTGCCATAAAAAATGTGTTATTTTTTACCGGACCGGGGATTGCATTATGCCCAAAGAAGGTGTATTTGCTAAGATTCTAAAAGGTGGAACAATTAAGGTTGGAGATCAAATAGAACAGATCATTGAATAG
- a CDS encoding insulinase family protein, translating to MESIAFKKGQNLCGYTITQVTPLETIDSLMVQLEHIKTKARHIHILNKDKENTFGVFFRTVPQDSSGVAHILEHTVLCGSKEFNVRDPFFSMIKRSLSTFMNAFTASDWTMYPFSTQNPKDYYNLMNVYLDAAFFPRIDELSFKQEGHRLEIIETEDKDIELEYKGVVYNEMKGAMSSPAQVLGRSLLASLYPDTTYRYNSGGEPSEIPTLTWENLKDFHAEYYHPSNSYFYTYGNLPLEETLLFIGKKVLDKFERLDIDSKVPSQPRWDTPRKATQAYAYSDPEDLSKKYQACVAWLTCDIKDSFEILVLTVLEQILLGNSASPLRKALIDSNLGTALSDSTGFDSDNRDTLFTCGLKDITKDSVKQVEDIIFSTIEKLADKGIDQNLIDSAIHQIEFHRKEITNTPYPFGIKLLLSFAGTLIHDGDPVSCVNIDDDLDKLKKQIKKGLFLENKLRQYFLENSHRVLFTLEPDTTLEQKNIQETKKELKALLKQMTQKDLEQIKKDAKILEELQEKEEDVSVLPTLDLVDVPPEIEIIKPDTVKNVTFSTCYDKATSGILYFTCPMGAGNIPTDLFALVPFFCQSFINSGTKKHSYEKIAELMDMYTGGISATPFSGSYFSKEAQSHSFLALQGKVLDRNVERLFDLIKEFVEAYSFKDFDRLKSLLLQYQAGMEASIVSNGHRYAISLASRHLSQASYINELWHGIAQYKFIKGITEQFKTDDKKNKILETLSKNLGKIAKSVLTRGNIKPAIIGDKSSITVAEKRIKAIHKKLSNDSESSFFTPDISFKQDLPYDGWYTNTSVSFVGQSFKTVRMTHEDSPGLAVISKILRSLYLHREIREKGGAYGGFAIYNPEEGLFSFGSYRDPHIKRTLDVYKKACDFISNGDYSQTDIKEAILQVCSEIDKPETPGPAAMKAFYRDITKLDDDIRRQFKDSLLKLDKKRIQDIAESYFTINETLKGTAVISSKASLEQANIQLSLEEKQLNLFKI from the coding sequence ATGGAAAGCATTGCATTTAAAAAGGGGCAGAATTTGTGCGGATATACCATCACACAGGTCACACCTCTTGAAACTATTGATTCCCTTATGGTTCAACTTGAACATATCAAAACAAAAGCCAGGCATATCCATATTTTAAATAAAGATAAGGAAAACACCTTTGGTGTGTTTTTTAGAACAGTTCCACAGGATTCCTCTGGTGTGGCACATATACTTGAGCATACGGTATTATGCGGTTCAAAAGAATTTAATGTCCGTGATCCTTTTTTTTCCATGATCAAAAGAAGCCTGTCCACATTTATGAATGCATTTACCGCATCGGATTGGACCATGTATCCGTTCTCCACCCAGAATCCCAAAGATTATTATAATCTGATGAATGTTTACCTTGATGCAGCTTTTTTTCCACGGATTGATGAATTGAGCTTTAAACAGGAAGGTCATCGCCTGGAGATTATTGAAACCGAGGATAAGGATATTGAGCTTGAATACAAAGGCGTTGTCTATAATGAGATGAAAGGTGCCATGTCCTCGCCTGCCCAGGTTTTGGGCAGATCTTTGCTTGCATCTCTTTACCCGGATACGACCTATCGATATAATTCAGGCGGCGAACCATCTGAAATCCCGACCCTTACCTGGGAAAACCTTAAGGATTTCCATGCCGAGTATTATCATCCTTCCAATTCCTATTTTTATACCTATGGCAATTTACCATTGGAAGAAACTCTTCTCTTTATCGGTAAAAAAGTACTTGATAAATTTGAACGGCTTGACATTGATTCAAAAGTCCCGTCCCAACCCAGGTGGGATACTCCCAGAAAAGCAACACAAGCCTATGCTTACTCAGACCCGGAAGACCTGTCAAAGAAATACCAGGCGTGTGTAGCCTGGCTGACCTGTGATATCAAAGACTCTTTTGAAATTCTTGTCCTCACTGTTCTGGAACAGATTCTTCTGGGCAATTCTGCCTCTCCACTTAGAAAAGCCCTGATCGATTCCAATCTGGGAACTGCCTTGTCAGATTCAACCGGTTTTGACTCGGACAATCGGGACACCCTGTTCACATGCGGCCTGAAGGATATTACCAAGGATTCTGTTAAACAAGTGGAAGATATTATTTTTTCAACCATTGAGAAGCTGGCAGACAAGGGCATTGATCAGAATCTGATTGATTCGGCTATTCACCAGATAGAATTTCACAGAAAAGAAATTACCAATACACCTTACCCCTTTGGTATAAAATTATTGCTCTCCTTTGCAGGTACGCTTATCCATGATGGAGATCCTGTCTCTTGTGTTAATATTGATGACGATCTGGATAAACTGAAAAAACAGATAAAAAAAGGTTTGTTTCTTGAAAACAAGCTAAGACAATATTTTCTTGAAAATTCTCACAGAGTCCTTTTCACACTTGAACCGGATACAACTCTTGAACAAAAAAATATCCAAGAAACTAAAAAAGAGCTTAAAGCTCTTTTAAAACAAATGACCCAAAAAGATCTTGAACAGATCAAAAAAGATGCCAAAATCCTTGAAGAGCTCCAGGAAAAAGAGGAAGATGTTTCTGTACTGCCCACCCTTGATCTTGTTGATGTACCGCCTGAAATAGAGATTATCAAGCCTGACACAGTCAAAAATGTTACTTTTTCCACCTGCTATGATAAGGCCACGTCTGGTATCTTGTATTTTACCTGCCCCATGGGTGCCGGCAATATTCCCACCGATCTTTTTGCCCTTGTTCCATTTTTTTGTCAATCTTTTATAAACAGCGGCACAAAGAAACATTCCTATGAAAAAATAGCAGAACTTATGGATATGTATACCGGGGGAATATCGGCAACTCCGTTTTCAGGATCTTATTTTTCAAAAGAGGCACAATCGCATTCATTTCTTGCTCTTCAGGGCAAGGTTCTGGACAGGAATGTTGAACGTCTGTTTGATCTGATAAAAGAGTTTGTTGAAGCCTATAGTTTCAAGGATTTTGACCGGCTGAAAAGTCTTTTGCTGCAATACCAGGCAGGTATGGAAGCCTCCATTGTGTCAAACGGTCACAGGTATGCCATCTCACTTGCCTCCAGGCATCTTTCACAAGCCTCGTATATTAATGAACTCTGGCACGGTATTGCTCAATATAAATTCATCAAAGGGATAACCGAGCAATTTAAAACAGATGACAAGAAAAATAAAATTCTTGAAACCCTGTCAAAAAATCTGGGGAAAATTGCCAAATCTGTTTTAACAAGGGGAAATATCAAGCCTGCCATAATTGGTGATAAATCTTCTATTACCGTTGCTGAAAAAAGGATTAAGGCCATTCATAAAAAGCTTTCCAATGATTCTGAATCCTCTTTTTTTACACCGGATATATCCTTTAAACAGGATTTGCCTTATGACGGCTGGTATACAAACACTTCCGTCTCTTTTGTGGGGCAGTCATTTAAAACCGTTCGAATGACCCATGAGGACTCACCCGGACTTGCAGTGATCAGCAAGATACTCAGGTCATTGTATCTTCATCGTGAAATCAGGGAAAAAGGCGGTGCATACGGAGGTTTTGCCATATATAACCCTGAAGAGGGATTGTTCTCATTCGGGTCCTACCGTGATCCCCATATTAAAAGAACTTTGGATGTTTATAAAAAAGCTTGCGATTTTATTTCCAATGGCGACTATTCTCAAACCGATATCAAAGAGGCTATTTTACAGGTCTGTTCGGAAATTGACAAGCCTGAGACCCCGGGGCCTGCAGCCATGAAAGCATTTTACAGGGATATCACAAAACTGGATGACGATATTCGCCGGCAATTCAAGGATTCTTTGTTGAAACTGGACAAAAAAAGAATCCAAGATATTGCCGAATCGTATTTTACCATTAATGAAACTTTGAAAGGGACTGCCGTTATATCCAGCAAGGCAAGCCTTGAACAAGCCAACATTCAACTTTCCTTGGAAGAAAAACAGTTAAACTTGTTTAAAATTTAA
- a CDS encoding ribonucleoside triphosphate reductase, whose product MFDQIKKRDGRIADFDSSKITYALRKAGEATGEFNEREARKMTMKVVTLIRDLRLGPVPEVEEIQDIVERVLLDSPFYKTAKAYIIYREQHNQIRKIAIKENVGLMESYIRRMDWKVKENSNMSYSLQGLNNYISSDITAEYWLNKIYPPQVRDAHYRGDLHIHDLSLLSVYCVGWDLQDLLLEGFKGVAGKVESSPPKHFRSALGQIVNFFYTLQGEAAGAQAMSNFDTLLAPFIRKDGLSYKEVKQALQEFIFNINIPTRVGFQTPFTNITMDLIVPSTLKDSPVILGGEYGEQTYAWYQEEMDMLNSAFAEVMMEGDAKGRVFTFPIPTYNITEDFDWSNPNLENIWKMTGKYGIPYFSNFVNSDMDPEDARSMCCRLRLDNRVLKKRGGGLFGANPLTGSIGVVTLNLPRVGYLAKDRNDFFERLDALVDCSADSLSIKRKILEKFTEGDLYPYSKFYLRKIKENTGVYWRNHFSTIGILGMNEACINFLGEAIATQKGHEFAVSVMDHIRRRLEQLQETTGEIFNLEATPAEGTTYRFASMDKARFDNIICANEEEYTQGKDPFYTNSTHLPVNYTDDIFEALELQDQLQTKYTGGTVQHLFLGEEVEDIEVVKNLVKKVSGAFRLPYFTLTPTFSVCPSHGYLSGKHETCDTCGAKTEVYSRVVGYLRPVGQWNNGKQTEFAMRKTFKVS is encoded by the coding sequence ATGTTTGACCAAATTAAAAAACGGGATGGAAGAATAGCTGATTTTGATTCATCAAAAATCACCTATGCCCTTCGCAAAGCAGGTGAGGCAACCGGTGAATTCAATGAAAGAGAAGCTAGAAAGATGACAATGAAAGTTGTCACCCTCATCAGAGATCTGCGTCTCGGGCCTGTTCCGGAAGTGGAAGAAATTCAGGACATTGTTGAAAGAGTTCTCCTGGATTCCCCGTTTTATAAAACAGCCAAGGCATACATTATTTACCGGGAGCAGCACAACCAGATCAGAAAAATTGCCATTAAAGAGAATGTGGGGCTCATGGAGTCCTATATTCGAAGAATGGACTGGAAAGTCAAAGAAAACAGTAATATGAGTTATTCCCTGCAGGGATTGAACAATTACATATCTTCCGACATTACAGCAGAATACTGGCTCAATAAAATTTATCCGCCGCAAGTCCGGGATGCACACTACAGAGGAGACCTCCATATCCATGACTTAAGCCTTTTGTCTGTCTATTGCGTGGGTTGGGATTTGCAGGATTTACTGCTTGAAGGGTTTAAAGGGGTTGCCGGAAAAGTTGAATCTTCTCCGCCCAAGCATTTCAGAAGTGCGCTGGGCCAAATCGTCAATTTTTTCTATACTCTTCAGGGCGAAGCAGCCGGTGCCCAGGCCATGTCAAATTTTGACACCCTCCTGGCGCCTTTTATCAGAAAAGACGGCTTGTCATACAAAGAGGTGAAACAGGCTCTTCAAGAATTCATATTTAACATCAATATTCCTACAAGAGTCGGTTTTCAGACTCCTTTTACAAACATCACCATGGATTTGATTGTGCCGTCCACTTTAAAGGATTCACCTGTTATCCTTGGTGGAGAATATGGCGAGCAAACCTATGCCTGGTATCAGGAAGAAATGGATATGCTGAATTCTGCATTTGCAGAAGTCATGATGGAAGGGGATGCAAAAGGCAGGGTGTTTACGTTCCCGATCCCGACTTATAATATTACCGAGGATTTTGACTGGAGTAATCCAAACCTTGAAAATATCTGGAAGATGACCGGAAAATACGGGATTCCCTATTTTTCAAATTTTGTAAATTCCGATATGGACCCGGAAGACGCCCGTTCCATGTGCTGCCGCTTGAGGCTGGACAACCGGGTGCTGAAAAAAAGAGGGGGCGGCCTGTTCGGTGCCAATCCATTGACCGGTTCCATTGGTGTTGTCACTTTAAATCTGCCGAGAGTCGGTTATCTGGCAAAAGATAGAAATGATTTTTTTGAACGACTGGATGCTCTTGTTGATTGTTCGGCAGACTCATTGAGCATCAAACGAAAAATACTTGAAAAATTTACAGAGGGTGATCTTTATCCCTATTCAAAATTTTATTTGCGAAAAATCAAAGAAAACACCGGTGTCTACTGGCGGAACCATTTTTCAACCATCGGCATCCTGGGTATGAATGAAGCCTGTATCAATTTTCTGGGTGAAGCTATTGCCACACAAAAAGGCCATGAGTTTGCCGTAAGTGTCATGGATCATATCAGACGCAGGTTGGAACAATTGCAGGAAACAACAGGTGAAATTTTCAATCTTGAAGCAACGCCCGCCGAAGGTACGACCTATCGGTTTGCCAGTATGGACAAGGCCAGATTTGACAATATCATCTGTGCCAATGAAGAAGAATACACCCAGGGTAAAGATCCGTTTTATACCAATTCCACTCACCTGCCTGTAAACTATACTGATGATATTTTTGAAGCTCTGGAACTTCAGGATCAGCTCCAGACCAAATATACCGGTGGAACGGTTCAACACCTTTTCCTGGGTGAAGAAGTTGAGGATATTGAGGTGGTGAAAAATTTGGTAAAAAAGGTTTCCGGTGCATTTAGACTTCCATATTTTACATTGACTCCGACATTCAGCGTCTGTCCGTCCCATGGATACCTTTCAGGCAAGCATGAAACCTGTGACACCTGTGGTGCAAAAACAGAGGTGTATTCAAGGGTTGTTGGATACTTAAGGCCGGTTGGACAATGGAATAACGGAAAACAAACGGAATTTGCCATGCGCAAAACATTTAAGGTGTCCTGA
- a CDS encoding anaerobic ribonucleoside-triphosphate reductase activating protein, whose protein sequence is MKIGGFQKNTLIDFPGTIACIVFTKGCNFICPYCHNPDLVATPKKVATDLFDENKIFNFLEKRKGLLEGVVISGGEPTLQEDLIAFSRIIKDMGYRLKLDTNGTRPEILAKLFEQELVDFVSMDIKTCLEKYHLVVPGKFDAKKIYESIRLLMNKAPAYEFRTTCVRPFINKKIMTDIGKMIMGASTYNLQKCSRNVTVLDPKFLKADHNFFSDKQMLELKAIIDKYVTTSVVR, encoded by the coding sequence ATGAAGATTGGCGGATTTCAAAAAAACACCCTGATTGATTTTCCTGGAACCATTGCATGCATTGTTTTTACAAAAGGTTGTAATTTTATCTGCCCGTATTGCCATAACCCTGATCTTGTGGCCACCCCAAAAAAGGTGGCCACAGATCTGTTTGATGAAAACAAGATTTTTAACTTTCTTGAAAAAAGGAAAGGATTGTTGGAAGGGGTTGTTATTTCAGGCGGAGAGCCCACGCTGCAAGAAGATCTGATTGCATTCAGCAGGATCATCAAGGATATGGGATACCGGTTGAAGCTGGACACGAACGGAACCCGTCCTGAAATACTGGCAAAGCTTTTTGAACAAGAACTGGTTGATTTTGTATCAATGGATATCAAAACCTGTCTTGAAAAATATCATCTTGTGGTGCCGGGAAAATTTGATGCAAAAAAAATTTATGAAAGTATCCGCCTTTTGATGAACAAAGCGCCCGCCTATGAGTTCAGAACTACTTGCGTCAGACCCTTTATCAACAAAAAAATCATGACCGATATCGGTAAAATGATAATGGGTGCCTCAACATATAATCTTCAGAAATGTTCCAGGAATGTAACCGTACTGGACCCCAAATTTTTAAAAGCCGATCATAATTTTTTTTCCGACAAACAGATGCTTGAACTCAAAGCAATAATCGATAAATATGTTACAACATCCGTGGTGCGTTAA